The genomic DNA GATCTCGAGAAGGAACTGCGCGCGATCTTTGGTCGCCTCCCCCACGAGCCATTGCCGGAGCTGGGGAAGTTCCCGCCTGAGCTCCTGCAATACGAATCGCCCCCCGGTACCTATTTCGATGCCTTCCCGCTCGTGCTGATGACGACGAACTCACTCGCCTCGATGCAGAAGGCCCACCCCGAATCCAACTTCGACGTGCGCCGCTTCCGCCCGAACCTGGTCGTCGATGCCGAGGAGGATGAGCCCTTTCCCGAACTCGCTTGGGCCGGCCGGAGGCTGCGCATCGGCGGCGCCATCGTGCAAATCGAGATGGAATGCCCGCGCTGCGTCATGACGACCCATGGCTTCTCGGACCTGCCAAAGGATCCGGGGATCATGCGGGCACTCGTCAAGGAGACGGGCGGCAACCTGGGCGCCTATGCGACTGTTGAGGAGCCCGGAGATGTCAGCGTGGGCGATGAGGTCGCGCTTCTCTAGCGTTTCGCCTTCCGACCGAACATGATCCCGGCCGCCCGCCGTAGCGGACCTGCAGCCGGATTCCTGCAGGTTTTCCCGGGACTTGGCGGGCGATAGAATGAATGCGCCGCCCCCAACGGAGTCCCCATGTCCGCCTCGACCGCACCGCTCGAAGCCCCTGCCCTCCGACCCTCCGAAGTACTCGGCATCTGGATCAAGCATCTGACGGCTCTCTATATCCCGGGGCTCAGTCTGGTCTTCGTACTCACCGGGCCGCATCCGTGGTGGGTCGCGATCCTCTTCATGCTGCCGATGGTCTGGGCCCATCACGCGGATTGCACCGCCCGGGTCGAACGCCGGCAGCCGGCCCAGGGCCTTCCCGCCTGGCCCTTCGATGCACTCGTCTACATCCTGGTTGGGCTCCAGCTCTGGATCGTCGGTGGGCTCGTCGTTCTCTTCGCGGGGCAACAGGGCGTGTTCTCCGTAGACATGGTCATGGCCTTTCTCGTCGTCGGCGGCAGCTCCGGCTTCGCGATCATCACCGCCCACGAGCTGATCCATCGCCAGGGCAAGACCGATCGGTTGCTAGGCCGGCTGCTCCTATCCGTCGTTCTCTGCGAACATTTCTTCACCGAGCATCTGCGCGGCCATCACGTCCGCGTCGGAACCGCGGACGATCCGGCCACCGCGCGATTCGGCGAGCGCTACGAGCCTTTCTTCCGGCGCACGGTTCCGGCCCAGTTCCGAAGCGCCTGGAACATCGAAAAGAAGCGACTCGGCGATGAGCAGATGAAGCTCTTCGACCGACGCCAGTTCGGCAATCGTGTCCTGCAGGGTGTGATCTTCGAATGGACACTCGCGTTCGCGATTCTCGGATTCTTTGGAGTCGCCGCATTCCTGGCATTCCTCGCTCAGGCGTTCATGGCCGTGCGTCTCCTCGAGGCCGTGAACTACTTCGAGCATTGGGGCTTGCAACGCCAGGGCAAGCGCGTAGAGCCGATCGATTCCTGGGACACCCACGGCTGGTTCACCTACTACGGCCTGGTCGGGCTCTCCCGCCATGCGGATCACCACGCCCATCCGATCCGGCCGTACCAGAAGCTGCGGGTCTGGGAAGAAGCGCCCACCCTTCCCTACGGCTATGTGGGAGCGGTCGACCAGGTGCAGGGGAACAACGAGGAGTTCATGAAGACGGCGGCCCTGGAACTCGGCCGACGGCGTCTCGGCCCGTTCCTGCCGGATGGCGAGGACAGCGCTGCGCTCTCCCCCGAAGCCTCTCTCGCGCGGCTCGAGGAAGCAAAGCATTTGGAGAACCCGCCCGCTTCGGAAACGCCGGCCCTGCCAATCCTCTGGCTCCGGAACCTTTCACGAACGCTAGGCCGAACCGGAACTCGCGTCGCCGGGCTGGCGTTGGTCTTGCTTCTGACCACCGTTGCGGTCCATTGGGAATCAGGAAGCACCGAAACCGGCATCCTCGCACGGCTGGCCCTTCATACGTGGATCTTCGCTTCGGTCGCGGCACTGATCTTCGTCGGACACAATCTCAAGCTCCGCACCGAGCACGAATCGTTCGCCTGGAGCGCGGCCATGGGGCTCCTGGTCGTGTTGGGCGCGGCGTCGGACTGGCTGGTCGGCTGAGGCACCGTCTCGCACCTGCCTCGTCCATCACGGGAAGCCACGTGGCGACGAGCCGCTAGAAATCGTCCTGCTTCAGGAGCTTCACGAATGCGTCCTCCGGAACCGGGTCACTGAACAGATATCCCTGCGCATAGTCGCAACCGAACTCCCGCAAGAAGCTGAACTGTGCCTCGGTCTCGACTCCCTCGGCAATCACCTCCATCCCCAGCCCGTGTGCCATGGCGATGCAGGCTCGGGTAATGGTGGCCGCCTGCTCGTTATCGGGCAGCCCTCGAATGAAGGACATGTCGATCTTCAAGACGTCGAGCGGGAACCGCTGGAGGTAGCCCAGGCTCGAGTAACCAGTTCCGAAATCGTCGACGGCCAGCCGGATGCCGAGACGACGAAGCCGGTCGAGATTCTCCGTGACGTCCCCGTCCATCAGCGACCGTTCGGTGAGTTCGAAGCTCAGACATTCGGGATGCAATGACACCGGGCCAAGCGCGCTCAGCACCTGGGCCCTGAGCCCCGGATCCTGGACCTGGCGCGCGCTCAAGTTGACGGCGATTCGCGGCGCATCCAGCTGCTGGGACTTCCAGGCTGCGATGTCACGGCAGGCCTGAGCCATCACCCAGGCGCCGATTCCAACCTCGAGCCCATTCTCCTCTGCAACGCCGATGAAGGCCTCTGGCCCGACGAGGCCGTGCCCAGGCCGCTGCCAGCGCACGAGAGCCTCGGCACTCGAGATGCTCCGGGTCTCCACGTCGATGACAGGCTGGTAGAAGACACGGAACTCCTGCTGGTCGATCGCTTCCCGAAGCGCCTCGATCAATTCCATACGTTCTCGCGCTCGTTCGTTCATCTCCGAAGTGAAGAGATGAATGGCGCCACCGCCAGTCTGCCTTGCCGCATTCAAGGCGGCATCGCTTCCACTGATCAGGGCTTCCACGGTCCTCGCATCGTCTGGAGCGACTGCAACCCCGGTGCTTGCCGAGAGTTGCAGCGATCGGCCGTCGATCTCGACGGGCACATCCAGCCGCCTGGTCCAGGCCTCGGCCCGATTCACGGCGGCGGCCTTTCCGCTGAATTCCTCGACGATGATCCCGAATTCGTTTCCAGCGATGCGTGCAACGCAACCCTCACCGAACTCTTCCGCAAGCCGGGTCGCCGCGACCTGAAGCAGCTGATCTCCCGTGCTGTGCCCCAGGGTCTCGTTGATGTTCTGGACGTCGTCGAGGCCGGTAATGAAGACCGCGAGCGGGATCGACCCCTCTTCCGAC from bacterium includes the following:
- a CDS encoding MOSC domain-containing protein, translated to MNLGRIRSLHRHPVKSLGGEDRASVYLGAAGIPGDRSWAVRDEQRGGIQGAKKIPALMDCAAKFLEEPKDGQIPAPEICLPSGESFRADAGDAASRLGASVGREVTLWPLVPAEALDHYRRAAPDDPDLEKELRAIFGRLPHEPLPELGKFPPELLQYESPPGTYFDAFPLVLMTTNSLASMQKAHPESNFDVRRFRPNLVVDAEEDEPFPELAWAGRRLRIGGAIVQIEMECPRCVMTTHGFSDLPKDPGIMRALVKETGGNLGAYATVEEPGDVSVGDEVALL